Proteins encoded by one window of Orbaceae bacterium BiB:
- a CDS encoding topoisomerase DNA-binding C4 zinc finger domain-containing protein: MNKFIQCKTCEGHYVIRDGKYGVFAGCSHYPVCKSTLKIPELVYEFIRKYGINIYQWQKKCWKCQQETPVYSYYLYYELSELDPFFFVLHGIGVGDISSIDRLLSLNVPTVKMKYSKTLNEHYMANVCLHCEAIQGHNYVVTDPHEIINSLWHHHDMDNYFFKNLKIDASTLLSELKECME; this comes from the coding sequence ATGAATAAATTTATCCAATGTAAAACCTGTGAAGGGCATTATGTGATACGAGACGGTAAATATGGGGTATTTGCAGGTTGTTCCCATTATCCAGTTTGTAAATCAACGTTAAAGATCCCCGAATTAGTTTATGAATTCATTCGTAAATATGGTATCAATATTTATCAATGGCAAAAAAAGTGTTGGAAATGTCAGCAAGAAACGCCGGTCTATTCGTATTATTTGTATTACGAGCTCTCTGAATTAGATCCATTTTTTTTCGTATTACATGGGATTGGAGTCGGAGATATTTCCAGTATTGATCGTCTGCTTAGCTTAAATGTACCAACTGTTAAAATGAAGTACAGTAAAACACTCAATGAGCATTATATGGCCAATGTTTGTCTTCATTGCGAGGCAATCCAAGGCCATAACTACGTGGTCACCGATCCTCATGAAATCATTAATTCATTATGGCATCATCATGATATGGACAACTATTTCTTTAAGAACTTAAAAATTGATGCTAGTACATTATTAAGTGAATTAAAAGAATGTATGGAATGA